GACGGCCCGGGTCTCGAATCCATGCTCGGAAAGGAACCGGCGCAGCAGAGTGCGGAGTTCCGGATCGTCGTCCACGACGATTACCCTGTCTGATTTGACGTTCATGATATCGACCGTGTCACGGTTCCATTTTCTTGCACAAGATCAATTTGTTTCAAAGCATGACAGACTTAATCCCTTGAAACACTTTGTCACATCTTACTCGGATTTCGTAACACCAGTGACATTCCGCTCCTGCAAATCGCTGCCCATGAGACGAACAATTCGGGTCGTCAGATATGGAGTGAATCATGCTGAAAAGACTATTTGTATTTCTGGCCCTTGCGATGGTCTGGGCAACGACCGCCTCAGCCTCCACCGTCGCGGTGTCGACGGCAAACGTCAACCTGCGTGCGGGCCCCGCAACGAGCTATCCGGTGGTTACTGTCGTGCCGCAGGGTGCCCGCATCGTGACCCATGGCTGCGTTGCCGACTACAGGTGGTGCGATGTGGCCTTCGGCATCTATCGGGGCTGGGTGTCCGCCAGCTACATCCAGGTGATCTACAAGGGCGGCCCGGTCGTGCTGTCTTCTGCTGTCGCGCCAGCCGTCGGCGTAACCGTGGTGACCTATGGCCGCGTCTATTGGGACACCTACTATGTAGCCCAGCCCTGGTACCGGTCCTGGACGACCTATTACCGGCCCTATGCTCCCGTGGCAGCCCCGCGGGTGACTTCACACAGCCGCAGCGCGACATGTGTTGATGGCAACTGCACGGGGACGCGGCAGGCGACCGGAATCTACGGCGGATCGACGAGCCAGACCCGCAATTGCGCGGGCGGTGAGTGCAGCGCGACACGCCAGACTGTGGGGCCATACGGCAACTCTGCCTCCCGGGTCCGTAGCTGCAGCGCTGGCGACCGCAGTTGCAACATGACACGGACCGGCCCACGCGGTGGCACGGCGACCGGTACCCGCAGCTTCAGCCGTTGATCTGCAATGCGGCTGCGATCAGCGGCCGCAAAGGCGAAGATTTTTTCCCGTAAAGGAGACGACCTTGTTCAGACCCATCATCACGGCCCTCCTGCTGTCAGCTGGCGCCTGTCCGGCCTTCGCACAGGCGCAGGAACCGGCGCAGGAACCGGCAAAACACCTGGCCCGGCTGCTGCTGGTCAATTTCGACCGGATCGATGCCAATACAGACGGCATCATATCGCGCGGGGAGTACCAAAACGTTCAGATCGTGCGATGGCCGCAGATCGACCTCAACGGGGACGGCTTCCTGAGCGAAGACGATTTCCCCCGCTTCGCCGCCCACCGCGTACGGACGCAATTGGCGAAGATCACCTATCTCGACACCGACAGTGACGGCCGGATCAGCCAGGGCGAATTCCTCAATGGACCGCCGTTGCTGTTCCAACGCGCCGACCGCAACGGCGATGACGCTTTGACCCGGTCCGAATTGGAGGCTGCAAGAAACCAGGACTGAGATCAGTCATTTACCAGGAATGACAAGCCTGAGGGCGGTTCCTGCTGCCTTTTCCATCATCACACGCAAGAAGGATCATACGGATATGAAAAAGAACCCCATCGCGGCACTGGCTTGTTCCATTGCCTTTATCTTGCCGCTGTCCGCCGCCCAGGCTCAATCCATGTCTGATGCGGACAAACAGAAAATGGCTGATAACGTTGTCCAGGCCGATGCCAATGGCGACGCGGCGCTCACGCGCGGCGAGTTTGACTTGCTTCTGCAGCTCAACGCACAGGACAACCTTGGCAGAGCAGCGCAGGTCATCAGGCTTGGACGCCAGGCCATGATCTTCACTCGGATTGACGGCGACGGAAACGGCCTTGTGACCCGGCAAGAGTTGCAAGCACTCGCACAATGAAAACAAACGATCAACACGCCGGACAAGCGGCTGAAAGCAATCCCTTGCCACTGCTCGACAATGGCAAGGACCCGTCTTCATCGAAGCGGTCGCCCAGCCGGCAGACAGGTTGGCCGCTGAGGATTCTGGTGTTTCTTCTGGTTCTGTTGTTTGGCGGGGTCGTCGGGCTCTATTTCCAGGGCCCAGCCTTGCGGACGATATTTGACTGGACCGCACTCGAACCCGGCGCTGGTGCCCGGCAGCCGATCGCGCTTCCCGTTGAACGCGTGCCATCTCTCGAGCGTGTTGCAGCAATGGCAACCGGCGATGTCGTCGCTCTGGGGCGCTTGCAGCCTTCCGGCGGTGTCGTCTCGGTGGCGCTTCCTCAGGGCGCAGGCGACGCGCGTCTCGATCAGCTTCTTGTCACCGAGGGCGAAATCGTCGCGGAAGGGGATGTCCTGGCGGTGCTCGACAGCCTCCAACTCTATGAATCCGCACTGACAAGCGCCGAGAGCACGCTCGCGATCCGGCGGGCAGCGTTGGCCCAGACCCGGGTGCAGGTCGCGGCAACCCAAGCCGAGCTTCGCGCGCAAATCCGTGGCGCAGAGGCGACCCTCTCGGCTTCCGAACGCGAACTGGCGCGTGTGAGAAGCCTGATAGAACGGGGCGTTGCAACCCAGGCGACCCTCGAAGCCGCCATCCAAGCCAACGATAACGCCCAAGCCGATCTCGACCGCTTGCAAGCATCGCAGCTGCGCTATCAACCCGGGCCTGACGGCGAACAGGTGGATATTGCCTTGGCGTCCGCCGATCTCGCTGCGGCCAAAGCCGCGGTGGAGCAGGCTCGCAGTGATCTTGACCGTGCCCGGGTTTTCGCACCGCGGGACGGGACCATAGTCGAGGTGGCGGCGCGCACCGGCGAACGTCCACCCTCAGACGGTCTTCTGCAAATGGGCGACACCGCGCAGATGGAGGCCGAACTCGAGGTGTTCCAGATCATGGCGCCCCGGATTGCCGTCGGGCAGGACGTGTCGCTTGTCTCCGGGGTGCTGGGGGCAGAACCGCTCACAGGAAAAGTCGCACGTATCGGCACGCTCGTCGGAAGACAGAGCGTGACAGCGGAAGACCCGGCGGCAAACACCGATGCGCGTGTGGTTCTCGTCAAAGTCACGCTGGACGAAGCGTCGAGCATTCGGGCCGCGCGTTTCATAAACCTTGAAGTCGTGGCCCGGATCTCTGTCGCCGAAGGCGCTCCGGCAGAAGGCCCGGAACAATGACTGCCTTCCTGACCCGGCTGCTTGGAAGATTGCCGATCGGATACCTTCAGCTCATGCATCATCCTGGCCGTCTGCTTGCCGCATTGGCCGGTGTGGCCTTCGCCAACGTGCTGGTCTTTGTCCAGCTGGGTCTGGCCGGATCGATGGCCGAATCCGTCGCCATCCCATACAGGCTGTTTCAACCAAATCTGCTCATTCTGTCGCCGGCTGATTCCGAGACGCTGTCCGATGCGGCCACACTCCCCCGGCAAAGGCTGTTTCAGGCGCTGGTACATCCGGATGTAACCGATGGCACACCGATTTAC
The DNA window shown above is from Hoeflea phototrophica DFL-43 and carries:
- a CDS encoding SH3 domain-containing protein translates to MLKRLFVFLALAMVWATTASASTVAVSTANVNLRAGPATSYPVVTVVPQGARIVTHGCVADYRWCDVAFGIYRGWVSASYIQVIYKGGPVVLSSAVAPAVGVTVVTYGRVYWDTYYVAQPWYRSWTTYYRPYAPVAAPRVTSHSRSATCVDGNCTGTRQATGIYGGSTSQTRNCAGGECSATRQTVGPYGNSASRVRSCSAGDRSCNMTRTGPRGGTATGTRSFSR
- a CDS encoding EF-hand domain-containing protein, encoding MFRPIITALLLSAGACPAFAQAQEPAQEPAKHLARLLLVNFDRIDANTDGIISRGEYQNVQIVRWPQIDLNGDGFLSEDDFPRFAAHRVRTQLAKITYLDTDSDGRISQGEFLNGPPLLFQRADRNGDDALTRSELEAARNQD
- a CDS encoding HlyD family efflux transporter periplasmic adaptor subunit: MKTNDQHAGQAAESNPLPLLDNGKDPSSSKRSPSRQTGWPLRILVFLLVLLFGGVVGLYFQGPALRTIFDWTALEPGAGARQPIALPVERVPSLERVAAMATGDVVALGRLQPSGGVVSVALPQGAGDARLDQLLVTEGEIVAEGDVLAVLDSLQLYESALTSAESTLAIRRAALAQTRVQVAATQAELRAQIRGAEATLSASERELARVRSLIERGVATQATLEAAIQANDNAQADLDRLQASQLRYQPGPDGEQVDIALASADLAAAKAAVEQARSDLDRARVFAPRDGTIVEVAARTGERPPSDGLLQMGDTAQMEAELEVFQIMAPRIAVGQDVSLVSGVLGAEPLTGKVARIGTLVGRQSVTAEDPAANTDARVVLVKVTLDEASSIRAARFINLEVVARISVAEGAPAEGPEQ